One genomic segment of uncultured Desulfobacter sp. includes these proteins:
- a CDS encoding MarR family transcriptional regulator, translating into MISIRKIIQAVDIHSRKLNKKFGLTGPQLIVLQEISSHGQISITPLSRATSLSQATVTDITKRLESRGYIARKKREDDRRAVSLFLTDKGQDIIKNLPPLLQETFTEHFSDLEDWEQMMIISAFERVVSMMAADKIEASPILVTGPIRHNTNG; encoded by the coding sequence TTGATATCAATTCGTAAAATCATCCAGGCAGTTGACATTCATTCCAGAAAATTGAACAAAAAATTTGGTCTGACCGGTCCCCAGCTTATTGTGCTCCAGGAAATTTCCTCCCATGGTCAAATTTCCATTACCCCGTTATCCCGGGCCACAAGCTTAAGTCAGGCAACCGTGACTGATATCACCAAGCGCCTTGAAAGCCGTGGATACATTGCCAGAAAAAAAAGAGAAGATGACAGGCGGGCTGTCAGTCTTTTTCTTACAGACAAGGGTCAGGATATTATCAAAAACCTGCCACCTCTGCTCCAGGAAACATTCACAGAGCATTTTTCCGATCTTGAAGACTGGGAACAGATGATGATCATAAGCGCATTTGAACGGGTGGTCAGCATGATGGCCGCAGACAAGATAGAGGCATCTCCCATCTTGGTTACAGGCCCCATCCGGCATAATACAAACGGTTAG
- a CDS encoding flagellar basal body-associated FliL family protein — MEQQVKKVLLNRCAVVCAVMFMALVGIAGCSGEEKRNLDLILGNWIHYKNRTYILIAIDMKGTWTSSVRIADVTSKIVGSKGTAGGTWHLDEGQFILTVERSDIEDVWEKNDTRFYKVLELSDHLMVLESESGRNEEWKKTVHQKGKGESGAVNPIVTMAPYAVNLDRHSSNAQDRYLCLSIHLELMELMPEQSVPQFHPRARDAAIMYLSSLTYDDVSDFDRIKAQKEKLKDALNPYMEGLIKDVVIDHVVIAVSAAKVEEFIIEHTAVSTEEEPAEGEEGENSEEGVEKESPEAS, encoded by the coding sequence ATGGAACAACAGGTCAAGAAAGTGCTTTTGAACAGGTGTGCTGTTGTCTGCGCCGTCATGTTCATGGCCCTTGTCGGTATTGCAGGGTGCAGTGGAGAAGAAAAAAGAAATTTGGATCTGATCCTGGGTAACTGGATTCACTACAAGAATCGTACCTATATTCTTATCGCCATTGACATGAAAGGCACTTGGACTTCTTCGGTCAGAATTGCAGATGTGACCTCTAAAATTGTTGGTTCCAAGGGAACGGCCGGCGGCACCTGGCATTTGGACGAGGGACAGTTCATTTTAACCGTTGAGAGATCAGATATCGAAGATGTCTGGGAAAAGAATGACACCCGTTTTTATAAGGTGCTTGAACTCAGCGACCATCTCATGGTCCTTGAGAGCGAAAGCGGCCGTAATGAGGAATGGAAAAAAACGGTTCACCAGAAGGGGAAAGGTGAGTCAGGTGCGGTCAATCCGATTGTTACCATGGCGCCCTATGCCGTTAATTTGGACAGACATTCTTCCAATGCCCAAGACCGTTACCTGTGTCTGAGTATTCATTTGGAACTTATGGAACTGATGCCGGAACAGTCTGTGCCCCAGTTTCATCCCAGGGCCAGGGATGCTGCCATCATGTACCTGTCTTCTCTGACCTATGATGATGTCTCTGATTTTGATCGCATCAAGGCCCAGAAAGAAAAGCTCAAAGATGCACTTAATCCCTATATGGAAGGGTTAATTAAAGACGTTGTCATTGACCATGTGGTTATTGCCGTTTCAGCAGCCAAGGTGGAAGAATTTATCATTGAACATACGGCGGTATCAACCGAGGAGGAACCCGCTGAAGGAGAAGAGGGTGAAAACAGCGAAGAGGGCGTAGAAAAAGAAAGCCCAGAGGCATCCTGA
- a CDS encoding thiamine diphosphokinase, whose protein sequence is MKIVIVANGTLSETDRLLSRIQQSDMVIAADGGAVHLHHMGIIPRIIIGDLDSIPENILSFFKGKQVKILKHPVRKNQTDLELCMEYAIDHGCTDLLIMGATSTRLDHTLANIFLLRRLAEQGIPTTILDAYNDIHIVVSRLTLTGRPGDLISVIPVSDYVKGLNLEGLEYPLTDKSLCMGSTMGISNVFTQNKAEISLNSGAVLVIKPKETN, encoded by the coding sequence ATGAAAATAGTCATTGTAGCAAACGGAACCCTATCCGAAACAGACAGACTTTTATCCCGGATACAACAATCGGACATGGTCATTGCCGCAGACGGCGGAGCCGTTCATCTTCACCACATGGGCATTATTCCCCGGATTATCATTGGTGACCTTGATTCCATTCCCGAAAACATCCTTTCATTTTTCAAGGGAAAACAGGTTAAAATTTTAAAGCATCCGGTACGCAAGAACCAGACAGATCTGGAATTATGTATGGAATATGCCATTGACCATGGATGTACCGACCTTCTCATTATGGGTGCCACCAGCACCCGGCTTGACCACACCCTGGCAAATATTTTCCTTCTGCGCAGACTTGCCGAACAGGGAATCCCGACCACGATCTTAGATGCATATAATGATATTCATATTGTTGTTTCCCGCCTGACGCTTACGGGCCGCCCAGGCGACCTGATATCCGTCATCCCGGTATCAGACTATGTTAAAGGCCTGAACCTGGAAGGGTTAGAGTATCCCTTAACGGATAAGAGCCTTTGCATGGGTTCAACCATGGGGATCAGCAATGTATTCACACAGAATAAGGCCGAAATCAGTCTTAATTCCGGCGCCGTACTGGTCATAAAACCTAAAGAAACGAACTGA
- the lptF gene encoding LPS export ABC transporter permease LptF, with product MKVFKRIHTYLFFELIPPFAISTFFLTSVFLMTRIPDIMNMVVNYNSSITDIFLLISYTLPRFMEFTIPMSAMIAVLLTIMRMSGENEIIALKGAGMSLYKLLPPVIMFSMMTLLITMWVTVYGIPKGKLALKVKTIELARSSIDAALQERQFNSQLDGIMIYVAHVDMGTRDLTDVFIEDRRTADMVSISTAPRGRLVRQGDQDVYTIRLYDGMINQVNVQDQSVTNINFGHYDINIDLTAMQKNKSTKVRKDFDEMSLHELIQRIRIGFKTPKMDSEARLVLHEKFSIPFACLALGLLAFPLGVQSMSSRKSSGFGMGIGFFLLYYLLLAFGWSGGEAGRYPPVIAMWMPNVIMGGAGIFLLIRNAKERPVHLPLWIQNLPATVVARFWKRTKS from the coding sequence ATGAAGGTTTTCAAACGTATACATACCTATCTTTTTTTTGAGCTTATCCCGCCGTTTGCCATAAGCACCTTTTTTTTAACCTCGGTGTTTTTGATGACCCGGATTCCGGATATCATGAATATGGTGGTTAACTACAACTCCAGTATCACGGATATCTTTCTTCTAATATCTTATACGCTACCGCGGTTCATGGAGTTTACCATTCCCATGTCAGCCATGATTGCAGTGCTTTTGACCATCATGCGCATGTCAGGGGAAAATGAGATTATCGCCCTGAAAGGGGCGGGAATGTCTTTATACAAACTTTTGCCGCCGGTAATCATGTTCAGCATGATGACTCTTCTAATCACCATGTGGGTGACGGTCTACGGGATTCCCAAGGGCAAACTGGCCCTGAAAGTGAAAACCATAGAACTGGCCAGATCCAGTATTGACGCAGCACTGCAGGAGCGCCAGTTCAACAGTCAGCTTGACGGTATCATGATTTATGTGGCCCATGTGGATATGGGTACCCGGGATTTGACGGACGTATTCATTGAGGATCGCAGGACCGCCGACATGGTCTCTATCTCAACGGCACCCAGGGGACGCCTGGTGCGCCAGGGAGACCAGGATGTATACACCATCCGTCTGTATGACGGTATGATCAACCAGGTCAATGTTCAGGATCAATCCGTGACCAATATTAATTTCGGGCACTATGACATCAATATCGACCTGACTGCCATGCAGAAAAATAAATCCACAAAAGTGAGAAAGGATTTTGATGAAATGAGTCTGCATGAACTGATCCAGCGTATCCGGATCGGTTTTAAAACGCCTAAAATGGATAGCGAGGCACGTTTGGTGTTGCATGAAAAATTTTCCATTCCCTTTGCATGTCTTGCTTTGGGATTGTTGGCATTTCCTTTGGGTGTTCAGTCTATGTCCTCAAGAAAATCAAGTGGTTTTGGGATGGGGATAGGTTTTTTTCTGCTGTACTATCTGCTGCTGGCCTTTGGCTGGTCCGGCGGCGAGGCCGGTCGTTATCCGCCTGTCATTGCCATGTGGATGCCCAATGTGATCATGGGGGGGGCGGGTATTTTCCTTTTGATCCGTAATGCCAAGGAGCGGCCCGTACATCTGCCCCTTTGGATTCAAAATCTTCCGGCAACTGTTGTAGCCCGTTTCTGGAAAAGGACAAAATCATGA
- the lptG gene encoding LPS export ABC transporter permease LptG has product MIRCLHKYWLKEFVRIFIIIQALVMVLFVFIDYLSRLDRMLEYNVTFARGLWYVLLKLPYMFVQLTPAGLLLAVISVFGIMNRNEELTALKSSGISVYFLVKPAIWVGCLLALLMLFLGETLIPLSMARSNHIRYNEMVEKKGVVHSRKDIWIRSDNTLVHINFFDPVQKTVAGITCTTMGAGFKIASRIDAAKGYYDNGRWILEDVAEQVYDPKIDDYHVTIRPRQVISLGLSLKPDDLGRIAKKTNEMSYTELRRYVEKVTAEGYDATTYKVDMHGKLAFPFICVIMALTGAATGMRTFVKTNLPVGIAVGVGFCFLYWFVFGFTASLGYAKILPPVVAAWVSNLVFLCLGCIYLIHTE; this is encoded by the coding sequence ATGATCAGATGCCTTCACAAATACTGGCTCAAAGAGTTTGTCAGGATTTTTATTATTATCCAGGCATTGGTTATGGTCTTGTTTGTGTTTATTGATTACCTGTCTCGTCTGGATAGAATGCTTGAATACAATGTGACCTTTGCCAGAGGGCTTTGGTATGTGCTGCTTAAGCTGCCGTATATGTTTGTTCAACTCACTCCGGCAGGACTGCTTCTTGCCGTTATTTCCGTGTTTGGTATCATGAACCGGAACGAAGAACTTACGGCTTTAAAGTCTTCGGGCATCTCCGTTTATTTTCTGGTCAAGCCGGCCATTTGGGTCGGGTGTCTTTTGGCGCTGTTGATGCTGTTTTTGGGTGAAACCCTGATTCCTTTGTCCATGGCTCGTTCCAATCATATCCGTTACAATGAGATGGTTGAAAAAAAGGGGGTTGTTCACAGTCGAAAAGACATCTGGATTCGTTCGGACAACACGCTGGTGCACATTAATTTTTTTGACCCGGTCCAAAAAACGGTGGCCGGCATCACATGTACCACCATGGGGGCAGGATTCAAGATCGCCTCACGTATAGATGCTGCAAAAGGGTATTATGACAACGGTCGATGGATTCTGGAAGATGTTGCTGAACAGGTGTATGACCCCAAAATTGATGACTATCATGTGACCATAAGGCCCAGACAGGTCATTTCCCTTGGCCTGAGCCTTAAACCTGACGACCTTGGCCGTATAGCCAAAAAGACGAATGAAATGAGTTATACCGAGCTTAGACGGTATGTAGAAAAAGTAACGGCTGAAGGGTATGACGCCACCACTTACAAGGTGGACATGCATGGAAAGCTGGCTTTCCCCTTTATCTGTGTGATCATGGCATTGACAGGGGCGGCCACGGGCATGAGGACTTTTGTGAAGACCAACCTGCCCGTGGGTATTGCCGTGGGCGTGGGGTTTTGTTTTCTGTACTGGTTTGTCTTCGGGTTTACGGCCTCTTTGGGCTATGCAAAGATTTTGCCGCCGGTGGTCGCCGCCTGGGTGAGCAACCTGGTTTTTCTATGCCTGGGGTGTATTTATCTAATTCATACGGAATGA
- a CDS encoding 3-deoxy-D-manno-octulosonic acid transferase has translation MIFFYHIITLVVFFFCLPFLPLVWIFSAKRRANLLQRLGLFTRLPKKEANTRRIWVHALSVGEVNSSLPLVSALKKKYPAHDIVFTASTKTGFERALDLMPPGRADSPVTTMGYFPFDIWFAVIRVISRISPDIVCLVETDLWPGFLSVMHQRRTPVVLMNARLSPRSLKGYRCMGPLSDLFFSKLSCVMAQTRQDALGFETLGVARNRIEVTGNIKFDQPCPKLSREEISGLVRDLGFHTGDRIMIAGSTHPGEESMVFRAFIQARQIDPALKLVIAPRDPGRCKALLRELPLAGFRVACYLEPLESKQGVDIMFLNTIGILAKAYAFCTFSFVGGSLVAQGGHNLLEPAMFGKPVFFGPHMTDFYEMAQLFIQGKGGIQVEDEKALAVELEKMLGNPDYCTRIGHNARQIFKDNAGAINACLTRMEAFLD, from the coding sequence ATGATTTTTTTTTACCATATCATTACTTTGGTGGTATTTTTTTTCTGCCTGCCTTTTTTGCCTCTTGTCTGGATATTTTCAGCCAAACGGCGGGCTAATCTATTACAACGCCTGGGGCTGTTTACCCGGCTTCCTAAAAAAGAAGCCAACACGCGCAGAATTTGGGTTCATGCCCTGTCTGTGGGTGAAGTAAATTCAAGTCTGCCGCTGGTAAGCGCCTTAAAAAAAAAATACCCGGCCCATGATATTGTTTTTACAGCATCCACTAAAACCGGGTTTGAGCGGGCCCTTGATCTGATGCCTCCGGGCCGGGCCGATTCCCCGGTCACGACTATGGGCTATTTCCCCTTTGATATCTGGTTTGCAGTGATACGGGTTATCTCACGCATTTCACCGGATATTGTCTGTCTGGTGGAAACGGATCTATGGCCCGGTTTTTTGTCTGTCATGCATCAACGCCGGACTCCGGTGGTCCTTATGAATGCACGGTTGTCGCCAAGGTCTTTGAAAGGGTACCGATGCATGGGGCCGCTGAGCGATTTGTTTTTTTCAAAGCTTTCCTGTGTTATGGCCCAAACCCGGCAGGATGCGTTGGGCTTTGAAACGCTTGGTGTGGCCCGAAACCGTATTGAAGTCACCGGCAATATCAAGTTTGATCAGCCCTGTCCGAAGTTGTCCCGGGAAGAAATTTCAGGCCTTGTTCGGGATTTGGGGTTTCACACGGGTGACCGGATAATGATTGCCGGTTCCACTCATCCAGGTGAAGAATCCATGGTGTTCCGGGCGTTTATCCAGGCAAGACAAATTGACCCTGCACTCAAACTTGTCATTGCGCCCCGGGACCCGGGCAGGTGTAAAGCGTTGCTCAGGGAGTTGCCTTTAGCCGGATTCAGGGTTGCATGTTACCTGGAACCGCTTGAAAGTAAGCAAGGCGTAGATATTATGTTTCTCAACACCATTGGCATTCTGGCCAAGGCTTATGCGTTCTGTACATTTTCCTTTGTGGGCGGATCCCTGGTGGCCCAAGGCGGGCATAACCTTCTGGAACCGGCCATGTTTGGCAAACCAGTGTTCTTTGGGCCCCATATGACGGATTTTTATGAAATGGCTCAGTTGTTTATCCAGGGTAAAGGCGGTATCCAGGTTGAAGATGAAAAAGCCCTGGCCGTTGAACTGGAAAAAATGCTGGGCAATCCGGATTACTGCACCCGTATAGGGCACAATGCCAGGCAAATTTTTAAAGACAACGCAGGGGCGATAAATGCCTGTTTAACCCGGATGGAGGCGTTTCTTGATTAA
- the lpxK gene encoding tetraacyldisaccharide 4'-kinase, which produces MIKFWLDRIEKRVLQTMETPGPFAPFSFDQMLAGCASLYKAGVKLRYAMYGSGFLKSRCLDCPVISIGNLAVGGSGKTPMAVWLAKMLVEKGLRPVVISRGYRGTLEDEVAVVSDGRDVFLDAKTCGDEPYMMAMEKAFPVVVGKDRYKAGLMAMETFAPDVIILDDGFQHLKLSRDLNLVLMDYRQPLGNGRMLPAGRLRETLCMAKDRIDAIVFTRCPPDAFQLDAFQGAESQSVTNDISEKLPSVPVFFCTHEPFWAQLFPAESDNNTKDFQSRRLKGKTAVLFSGLARNASFAQSVQDLGVNIADHFEFCDHYRYNEPDFKRILARAEALKVDLILTTQKDWVKVNPVCFRDMTVAVVGIRLRFSNPQGLEKFILNNTNG; this is translated from the coding sequence TTGATTAAATTCTGGCTGGACCGAATAGAAAAACGGGTATTGCAGACCATGGAAACCCCGGGGCCCTTTGCGCCGTTTTCCTTTGATCAGATGCTGGCCGGCTGTGCAAGCCTTTATAAAGCCGGGGTGAAACTGCGTTATGCTATGTATGGGAGCGGTTTTTTGAAATCCAGGTGTCTTGATTGCCCTGTGATTTCCATCGGCAACCTGGCCGTGGGCGGTTCCGGTAAAACACCCATGGCGGTCTGGCTGGCCAAAATGTTGGTGGAAAAAGGGTTGCGTCCTGTGGTGATCAGCCGGGGTTACAGAGGGACACTTGAAGACGAGGTTGCTGTGGTATCGGACGGCCGGGACGTGTTTCTGGATGCAAAAACATGCGGTGACGAGCCCTATATGATGGCCATGGAAAAAGCCTTTCCCGTGGTGGTGGGAAAAGACCGGTATAAAGCGGGTCTTATGGCTATGGAAACCTTTGCACCTGATGTGATTATTCTTGATGATGGGTTTCAGCATCTGAAATTGAGCCGGGACCTTAACTTGGTGCTTATGGACTACAGGCAGCCTTTGGGGAACGGACGCATGCTCCCGGCAGGTCGGTTGCGTGAAACCCTTTGTATGGCAAAGGACAGAATTGATGCCATTGTGTTTACCCGGTGTCCCCCGGATGCATTTCAATTGGACGCGTTTCAGGGAGCAGAGAGTCAATCCGTTACAAATGACATCAGTGAAAAATTGCCGTCTGTACCGGTTTTTTTCTGTACGCATGAGCCCTTTTGGGCACAATTATTTCCGGCCGAAAGTGATAATAACACAAAGGATTTTCAATCCCGGCGTTTGAAAGGAAAAACAGCTGTTCTGTTTTCAGGCCTGGCCCGGAACGCTTCCTTTGCACAGTCCGTGCAGGATCTGGGTGTAAACATTGCCGACCACTTTGAATTTTGCGACCATTATCGGTATAATGAGCCTGATTTTAAAAGGATTTTAGCCCGGGCTGAGGCGTTGAAGGTTGATCTCATTCTGACAACCCAGAAGGACTGGGTAAAGGTGAACCCGGTATGCTTCAGGGATATGACGGTTGCTGTTGTTGGTATCCGGTTGCGCTTTTCCAATCCCCAGGGTCTTGAAAAATTTATTTTGAACAATACGAACGGGTAG